The sequence below is a genomic window from Microcebus murinus isolate Inina chromosome 4, M.murinus_Inina_mat1.0, whole genome shotgun sequence.
CAATTTGTAAACCCTGGACTTTCACCCCCATTCCAGTAGTCTTTCCCTAACTTATCTaacttccttcattctttttacaAATCTTCATTCTAATTCTGTGCAGTCTCCCCTTGTGTACTCTCTTTATGATCCTTCAATACAAACTTGTTCCCACCCCCAAAATTCTTCAGCTGGTCCTGTGTTCCTGAAGCCCCATCTCTTCTCTGGCCTATAGGACCTCCAGCAGGTGATGGTGTCAGGACCCAACCTCAATGAAACCAGTATTGTGTCTGGTGGCTATGGGGGCTCTGGTGATGGACTCATCCCCACAGGTATGAAGGATCAGAAAGAGGAAGCTTGAGTGGACAGGGGGATAGGAATGGTTTTGGGGAGCATAGGATATGTCTAGGAAAGCTTGAATTATATCTGCAGATCTTGGGAACTTTGCTCGTGTGAACCCTGTGATTCTCCTTAGACCAAGACCAGCTCCTAGGGTGGTCTACCTGCTTTCCTCTTGACATTTAGCCCCTGAGATGGCTCATCTGTTCTttccctgccaccaccacctgaGACCTCCACAGGAGTTACCCTGCTCTAGAGCTTGAGGCTATGTTGGAAATTTGCAAGACTTCTCAGAATTTTACTTTAAAGTTTAGATAACAAACAGCCCTGAATCCCTGACTAAGATTCCACATGGGAATGTCAACTAGGTTTCCTGTTATCAGGACCCACCATCCttgactcccccacccccaaactcagtgtattttcttctgtttgctcCTTTATACCAGCAAATCCCCACTCTCCTCCCCCACACTCCCACAAGGAGGCCAGGTGTATATTGGAATTTGGTTCTCAGGGTACAAGGTCCCAGTTCTTAGTGAGCAGGAGAATCCAATTATCTCCAGCTTCTCCTTCAGGGAAGTCATTTTCATGTGCCAGCAAGGAAGTATGGGTGGGCTCACACAGGTGTCTGGTGTATCTGAGAGGCTGGTGTCAGAGAACTTGGTCCTTTAGGGTCTGGCCGCCATCCATCTCATAGCACCACTCCTGCTGGCCCTGGAGATGAGGTGGCTCGGGGCATCGCTGGAGAGAAATTTGACATTGTCAAGAAATGGGGCATCAACACATATAAGGTAGGATTTAAGcacctctcccttccccaaaACTCCTTCTGAgtaccttttctccttttccccagaTCCTAATATCCTATCTATGGCTGAGACTAGGAGCCTGGGGGTGCTGGGGTAGGTACCTGTTGTTGGCGAGGGGCTAGGGGCTCTGACCTGTTCCCCCACTTCCTGATCAGTGCACAAAGCAGCTGTTATCAGAACGGTTTGGCCGAGGCTCCCGGACTGTGGATCTGGAGCTAGAGCTACAGATTGAGTTGCTACGTGAGACGAAGCGCAAGTATGAGAGTGTCCTGCAGCTGGGCCGGGCACTGACAGCCCACCTCTACAGCCTGCTGCAGACTCAGCATGCACTAGGTGACGCCTTTGCTGACCTCAGCCAGAAGTCCCCAGAGCTTCAGGTGCCTCAGCCAGACCAAAGAGGGTGGGAGTACTGGGCCCGGCCCCTCCCAGGCAGtcactcctcagcctccctccctccctcctgcagcccacAGGGAGAACCCCTCCAGGGTgggcccagccctgtccccagcagcaCTCACCTGTGGAGGCAGCCTAAGGGTTTGTACAGAGATCCAGAAGttggaggggttgggggaggtgcACACTAGGTGCCTCACAAGCAATCCCTGTCTGCATTGGGGAGAACGCCTTCAGTGCTCAGCCTAACCCCCTGCCTGCTGCACTAGCTCTCCCTGTCCCAGTCTTGTGAGCTTATCTGAGAACCCCCACCCCTCACATTCCTACCCTAGGCATCCCCAGCGTGGCACACTAACTTTCTGGCTAAGAGCCTTACTGGAGGCAGTTCTTGATGGTTCCAGTTTTGATGGCTCTTTCCTTTTTGGGAAGGAGGGTAGTGAGGGGCTCTACAGCTCCAGTCAGGTGGGGACTGTTACTCAAGTCCTGTTCCTCCCTTCTGCCCTCAGGAGGAGTTTGGCTACAATGCAGAGACACAAAAACTGCTGTGCAAGAATGGGGAGACGCTGCTAGGGGCTGTGAACTTCTTTGTCTCTAGCATCAACACGTTGGTCACCAAGACAATGGAAGACACACTCATGACTGTGAAACAGTATGAGGCTGCCAGGTGTGGGCACTGGCAGGGCCTAGAGTTTGAGGAGTTGGCTGGTATGGGTGGAAGTTTAGGCATTAGGGGCATAAGAAtgtaggaaagaaaggaaagtatgTGTTGAGGACAAATGGGTGGAGACCAGCCTGTATCACCCCTTCCCCAGGCTGGAATATGATGCCTACCGAACAGACTTAGAGGAGCTGAGCCTAGGCCCCCGGGATGCAGGGACACGTGGTCGACTCGAGAGCGCCCAGGCCACTTTCCAGGCCCATCGGGACAAGTATGAGAAGCTGCGGGGAGATGTGGCCATCAAGCTCAAGTTCCTGGAAGAAAATAAGGTGCCAACCCCACCCCCTTGACCTTAGTCCACCTTCCCACCTGTGACACTAATCTTCCCCTCAGGTCCTCCTCATCATTGGCTAGGGAAATGCAACCTGTCTGGGGAGTGGGATATTCTCTCCAGCCCCCTCAACCCGAGCCTTTCCACGTCACCTTCCCTCCAATCCCTGGCCCTTTCCTGTTGGGTGATTTGGCTGGGGGTCCCAGGATCATAACTGGGATAAATCACTCCCTGAGCTAGGGTACCAGAACCCTAGGCCCAGCAAATCAAGTCAGGTTTCTTCCATCAGATTGACCTATCTCTGATTCCCTGGGTAGAGTTCAGCCCCCACCCTAAAAGCACCATCTGAGCAGAGTCCACATACCCCTGGTATGTGCCTGGGCTCAGGCTCATAGACCCTCAAGAAGGGTGCCTGAGTCCAGCCTTAGCTGACCCTGCTGGACCCCCAGATCAAGGTGATGCACAAGCAGCTGCTGCTCTTCCACAATGCCGTGTCCGCCTACTTTGCTGGGAACCAGAAACAGCTGGAGCAGACTCTGCAGCAGTTCAACATCAAGCTGCGGCCTCCAGGAGCTGAGAAACCCTCCTGGCTAGAGGAGCAGTGAGCTGCTCCCAGCCCAACTTGGCTATCAAGAAGGACATTGAGAGGGgcagccccagggtgggggagATTGGACTTGGGACATCCCTTGCCACATGCCCTCTGGCTTGGGCTCCCTTTTTCTGACTGGGACCTGACACCAGTTTTGCCCACATTGCTGTGGTGGGAAGAGGGCCTGCACGCCCAGAAGCTGCTGCCCTGTCCTTTATCTTCCTGGCCACTGGGCTTCATTCCCAGATCTTTTCCTTCCACTCCACAGCCAAAGGCTATGACAAAACCACTCCCTGGCCAATGGCATCACTCCTCAGGCTGGGGTGTGCCCCTGACCAATGACAGAGCCTCAAAAGGCACTGTCAGCCGATGGCAGCTCTTCTTGGGCTCCCCTGGGCCAATGATGTTGCCTCCAATACCCTTTGTCTCTCCTCTATGCGTGCCCATTGCAGAGAAGGGGACTGGGACCAAAGGGGTGGGGATAATGGGGAGCTCCATTTCTGGCTTGGCATCTAAATGGGCCTcctctcacccacccacccagttTAACTGTGCTTAGAGCCCAGGAAAATTGGGATCTAACACTAGGAATAAACCTTTCATAAAAGCAGGCCCAGTGAGGTCAATTTGTGGGGGACTCTAGAAGGGTGGGGTGGGTAGAGAAATGCGTAGTTTAATCATAGATCAAAATCCTGTCAAATCACAAGAGCTAGTGCAAGGCAGCTGAAGTCACAGGTTTCAGAAATGGTCTGAAGGCCCAATCTTCCTCAGCCCCAGTTGGAGCCAAAGCTTTGTCCTTCAGCCTGCACCAAGACAGATATGGATCTTAAGAGCACAGGGTCCAGAGGGGGTTGGGTTTACTGACTTTTATCATGCATTCATTCacacagcaaatatttactgtgtgtttttatttgccaggcactgcttTCGACCCTGGGGAAACATCAGTGAATAAAACACGGTCCCTGCCCACAGTGCTTATGGCCTAATGCAGGATAGAGACAAGTAACCAGGCAACTACAATACAGTGATAAGTACTAGGATACAGAAGAACAGGGCGCTATGGGAGTACAGAGGTGGGGCATCTAGCCTAGGCTAGGGTGTAAATGGGGATCAGTTTGAAAGCTGAGGCCCGAAAGGTTAGTAGGTGACAGCCTGCCAAGAGTAAAGGGAAGAACATCCTAGACAGAGGCCAAAATGGGAGGAATTcagtttgaaatgaaaaatgaaggaCAAATGGTTAAGGACTTTTGCTGTCCAGAGAAAGGGAGCTGAAAAGCTTTTTAAGCAGAAATTCGAGAGCATGGGAGAAGTCTAGGATTGAGGAAAGTAGTCCTTCTGAGGCTTTAAGATAGTGTCATATAGTTCCCAGTTCTGTCATCGTGGGTAGTCTAGTAAACCCCAGCCAAAAACTCAAGCGTGTCAAGCGTGAATACTTAGGCTCCTTCACAAGCACTGGAGCACCCTGTGCTGCGTGCTGGAACTCAAGTGGATGAGAGGTTGAGGCAGTTCCCATGGCTCTGGCTGCACCCAGGTGTTGAGCCCAAATCTGAACCTTGTGtgaggaaatcaaaagaaagctccGTAGCACTTTTGCATAGTCAGGGCCCAGGTGGTATCACCTATATGCCCTTTGGCCAAGGAGAGCTCCAGAATTTTTCAACATTCTCCCAACTCTGGAAGGCTAGAGGAATGGGACAACCCAGTCAGCAGATTCTCATAGCACTGGGGTCCACATGGGCCTGACTTTGCTCTTTGTCACTGCTACTACAGCTCCCAGGCAGGCTTCCTGGTCTTTGGTCAGCTGTAGTCACCTGACTCCAGAGCTTGATTtgtgttttggggggtgggggcgcgGTCCCTCGTATAAGCTGCCACTTTATGGACCACTGGAGAGTTTTCAACATGAAAGGTACTGAATCTCCAAATGCTGGAGGCAGAGCCTAAAAGCAAGGCTCAAATCTGGGTTCCACACTTTGTAGCTGAATGACCAGGACTAACGTCTGGGGAGCCAGGACCCTGTTTCTTCCCTTGTAAAACAGGGCTGATAAAAGAAGCTACCTATTTTGGTGGAGTATTAAATATGTCAGGCGACTAGttctgtgtctggcacataataagcactcagtCCCTGTTAactgttctaatttttattattttccactgGGGCTGCTTTTCCATAATGCAATGATTCTTAGAATTGCCCAGAGTCTTTGGTGTGAGGAAGTGAGTCGCTGGTTGGTCTGAACCATAATTTCCTCACGAGGAGACTCCTGAGACACCTAGAGCAGAATTTGTCTTCCACCTTTCTACCCCGTCAGCTCCTTCTCCTAGAGCTCTGGGTACAGCCCTTTCGCCGCCCTGAGATCCTTGCCGAGGAACAGACGggtccctgcctccccctgctgAGCGATCAGCGGAGACCAGACTAGCATATTCCTCGGAGCACCCCAAGAAAGCCGGAAAGGGCGCCTCCAGGAGGCAGCCGAGACTGGCTCTCACAGTTTAAAattcctgctgccccagctgcctTTTCTAGTCGGAGCCTCATCCCAGCCCCTGAGAACGACTACACCGCCCTCCCCCAGAGCCCGCGGGAGCCGGAGGCAGCTGGCGGAGATCCGGGATCCGGGATCCGGCTCCCCGGCTCCCCAGCCGCACCGCGGAGGCAGAGCCCGCAGACGGTGCACTGGCATTGAGGGTGCGGAGCGGGTGGGGTCGGGCTGCCAggcggggtgggcggggcctcctgggcggggggcggggcgggggcgggtctTCGGCACTGGAGTCGCCCCCTCCCCCGGCCAGTCCgcagccccgccccggcccctccctccgGCTGTGCGGCTGGTCCGGCGGCGCCGGCGCGGGGACGGGCGGAGGCGCGGGAGGTGGGGCGGCGCcgcgggcagggccgggcggACGGGCGCTGGCAGCGGGGACAGCGCCGCGGGCCCCTCCAAGTGGCCGCAGTCCGGGCCTTGCCCTCCCATCCTGCTCCAACGCGGTGAGTGCGAAGGGCGGGCCCCAAGGGTGCGTTTGTATTCCTGTCTGCCTCGGTCCCGGTCCGGGTCCGAGCGTCTCTGTGGGTGAGGGCGCGGATGATTTTCAAAAGCTGTGCTTGTCTCTGTCCACGTGAGGCGTGTCCATGTCCGTGAGAGCAGCAGGGGGATTCTTCGGGCTGTGGCTGCTCACGTGAGGTCCATGTTTTGAGGGGGGAGGCGCAGATGGATGGGTGATGGTTCCTTGGAGGAGCGCGGGGTTTGGGAGCTTGTGTGTGTTGGCGGAGGGTGGCGAACGCTACGGGCCCGAGAGGGGGGGGTTGCGGAGGGGAAGTGGGGTTGCTGAGTGGGACTCTGGAATATTGTGGCCCAGCATGTTTGAGGGGTTCCTTTCTCTCTGGTGCAGATACCTCCACCCCTTGGAACCCCCTCCGTCCTCTGGCACCCACAGGCCCACTAGTCAGGATGGAGGACACCCTTTCCTCCCCTAGCACTTCTCAATGGACAGGAAGCCTCATACGGAGGCTGTTTCTCATAGAAAAGGACCCCTCTGTTTCCACTGCAGCTTAGGCCCCCGCCTGGAGAaccccaggcccctcctgggTTCTGATCTCCTCCCTCCTGGACTTGGCTTGAGATTCTGGGCTGCAAACCTGCAGGGACAGATGGTTGCAGGTTGGAGGGGCAGGCTGCACCCCAGGGAGGTCAGTCCGACTGAGGGCGAGCCTTGGGCTTGTTCCTGATATGGGGGTCTCTGATGTGGACAACAGAAACCCAGGACTGGCCCCAGCAGGAAGATCAGATTTGGGAGATCAGAGCAGGTGCAGAGGTCTTGTTCACAGGTTTCTCCCTGCCAGTCGGTCCAGCTCACCAGTGCCCATTCATCCCCTAAGCAGGGCTCTGGTTTGCTGCAGAACTGGAATCAGAGCTGCAGGCCTGACAGGTGCCCTGCCTCTCTGGGCTTACATGCCTCCAGTGACAGAGCGCTTACTACCTTCTGCTGTGGGAAAGCTTCCTTATGTTAAGCAGAGGT
It includes:
- the ARFIP2 gene encoding arfaptin-2; amino-acid sequence: MTDGILGKAATMEIPIHGNGEAGQLPEDDGLEQDLQQVMVSGPNLNETSIVSGGYGGSGDGLIPTGSGRHPSHSTTPAGPGDEVARGIAGEKFDIVKKWGINTYKCTKQLLSERFGRGSRTVDLELELQIELLRETKRKYESVLQLGRALTAHLYSLLQTQHALGDAFADLSQKSPELQEEFGYNAETQKLLCKNGETLLGAVNFFVSSINTLVTKTMEDTLMTVKQYEAARLEYDAYRTDLEELSLGPRDAGTRGRLESAQATFQAHRDKYEKLRGDVAIKLKFLEENKIKVMHKQLLLFHNAVSAYFAGNQKQLEQTLQQFNIKLRPPGAEKPSWLEEQ